AATGTGTCTGAATTTCTTTCACTCAAATTGACAATCTCACCAGTCTAATGTTTTgtggaaaaattatataggtTTGAATCTCACCTGTTTTTGGGTTTTCATGCTCCTGTGTGTGGTATCATTGTTTGGTAATATTCTGAATTCGTCAAAGGATTGGTCCCAATTTGGAACAGGCATCTTTTCCATATTCTTAACCGAAAAACCAATCTAACAGAAAAAAAGATCTAAGGATTGAACTTTTTGTTCTATTTCTTGTAACCAAAAGTTTGAGAGCATTCTGATCTTATTGTATTTCCTGTTTACTATATTTAATGGTTTTTACTTTTCAGGCCCACGGGATTGATCATCTAGTAATTCCTACTAGAGATTACCTTTTTGCTCCTTCACTAGTAGATATTAGCCGAGCTGTGGAGTTCATTCACAGTAAGTGATTAACTATGCTTTCCTAGTGTGATGATGTATGTTTGTTAAACTTATTGTTTCTAAGTCTACATTTTGGATCAGAAAATGCATCTTCCGGTAGAACTACTTATGTCCATTGTAAAGCTGGTCGTGGTAGGAGCACTACAATTGTGCTTTGCTATTTGGTAATATGCTATCCTTTGCATTGTAGGTTGTTGGTCTGCTATTACATTAATGATTTATTGGATTAAACATTTGTTAATGGTATTTACCATATGAATTTGATTTGCCTCCGCAGGTGGAATACAAAAGTATGACACCAGCCGCTGCACTGGATTATGTTCGGTCTAGAAGGCCCCGTGTTCTTTTAGCCCCCACTCAGTGGAAGGTATGTCATATGGGTTTCTTAAACTTAGTACATTATTGTCAGACTGCATTGGACACTCTGCTTTCTCTTTTCATTTCATTAAATGATCATTGATTTCTTAGGCTCCCGTGAGTACTGGTTATATGTGTCGTATATAAAACATTCAACTTCCAAATTACATATTATGTCCTGTTCTCTAATCGAaagtagtaaaaaaaaaattatttgtaggCTCCTAAAGTTTCATTTTTGCTTCAACTAATGTCAATAACAGGCTGTTCAAGAATTTAGCCGACGAAAACCAGCTACAGCTGCATACTCTCCCTCAGGAGATGCTGTTCTTATCACAAAAGCAGATCTTGAAGGGTATCATGGTGCTTCTGAGAATGCTAGTAAGCAACTGGCTATGGTTCATAAAGTAGTGAGAACCAGTCCCATGATAGCAAGATTGTCATGCCTATTTGCTTCCTTGAAAGTATCTGGTAGTTGTGGTACAGTTTCAAGGCAGTTGCCTGTACCAGAGCCGCGAGCTTGCTGAAAATCCTCATGCCCCCACTAGTTGGTTGCTTGTACAGAAGAGCATTGTGAAAAATAAGGCTAGAAAAGCTAAGGTTTCAAAGCATTCGGTAGCTTTGTGTATGAGAAGAGAAAGACaagtaaatgaaaaaaaaaaattaagaacaaaaaAATCCGAGCGGATGTCCTGAAAGGTTTGTGTATAACAATGTTTTGAATCTTTGGTGGCTGAGGAATATGAATGAATATTCTCAGTTCCGCTTTGTACATGAAACTTGCACCATTTTTTCCGATACcgtaatcatttttttttaaattgaaaatcTACCATAGGACTATTAGTATATATTATGTAATCTTTGACTATGAGGATTTGGTTGGAAGTAGTTAGcttaagggcaaaggaaagattGGTGGCTTGGTTTGATTCCATTGATTACTTTTAGTCATTTTAGTGCCGAAAACTAGCTTTTCAAGTCTTGAAAGTTATTAGTTGCTTGTCCCCTAGAAGGGTTGGTTGGTTGGTTGGTTGGTTCCTAATTAGGAAGGTATTGGGTGCTATTACCCTTTGAAGAAGGGTAGGTTGGTTCCTAAATAAAGGAGATTATTTTAAAGGAAATAATAAAGATATCAATACATATGGATATAAATATAATGGTTTATACTTTTTGGACTcgtggtttttttttattatctgtttggattttgtattttgacAACTTACataaaatagaactctaaacttaattttgtttaatattttcttaactaaaattataattaatttatcaaactaataattcagaataaaaataaaatcattttgtttaaaaattatgttgttatatttaattttttttattttaaggttttattttaactattttataaaatataagatccaaaaaataatttatcaaaacacagtcTAAAAAATATAGGGATAATTACATATACTacggtaatttaaaaaaaaaattgttttatacGGTACctttaataaattacaaaaatacggtttGCACCAcccataaattacaaaaatacggctcTTCCCACCcacttgtgtatatatatatttacctttgttttatttttttgtcttaatttttaataagaatttaagcctatcaattaatataataataaaagtaataataattatagttacCACCTCCAATAAaataaagtagattaatttatttttatttaaaataaatatatttattaatattaaagttaatatttatataattactcaaaaaaaaatatatatatacaaattacaatatgctgttaattaaaattaatattaataactatatgttataatatatagttaaaaataatcacaatattattattctttataaaaatattatatatatattttaaatcatagctagtcgagtctcaacactcaatgttaaaccaaaatcataatctaatctaagtttcaagttttgttacaaaaatatatttaaagttaaaaaattagttttgtaaatctttgtaataatcttgttaaataaatttataaatatttatgtaaatgtgagttacaaaaataaattttttagttgtgaaattaattttgtaaattgttgttacaaaaatgtaaaacttgtttttaaaaaaatattgtatttcaccactatatttaataaagtgttttataaataatgaatatcttaaatttatatttttaagttgtatagcataaatatgacGGTTCATGTAATTTaatggtacaatattgtaacaatatgaaaaagtataataattttatgtatattttgtttatgatttcttaactataaaatattttcgtaaatattagttacaaaaatatctttcatagttgtaaaactagacttgtaaactattgttacaaaaataaaaattttagttacgaatttgtttgtaagttttatctaaaaaaaaaaaaaatctacaattctataactgattttgtaaatattatttacaaacacgtaacagatatttacaagttcgtaatatatatttactagtttgtaaacgttgatcacaagaaattatattttacagcttttatttataattttgccactccgtatttacaattttgtcATTACGTAGACTtctcaacaatatatatatatatatataaaccctaAATATAATAACGACGAATCAGTGTCATTAAGAATTAGTCAATATTTTTCATATCCATGTCTTTTGAAAAGCATAGAAATACCCTAGATATTAGCTTGATCGAACAAAACAAAAAAGGTGTCTGAATAAGAATAGTATTCAATCAATTTATATGTATTATAGATGGCAGGATATCTTCTTTCAAGGCCGTCTGAAAATCAATTTATTAATTATCCTTACTGAACAAACGCCGTCTGAAAATCAATTTATTAATTATCCTTACTGAACAAACGCCGTCTGAAATCTCAGCTATAAATATCAtgtgattcattttattgatcTTAGCCCCCCACCGCCATTGTCTAAGTTTTGTGGACTAGCCCTCATTTGATGGGCTACTGTCAAAGGAATCATTCTCATTCTATGCATATAAACTTTTTAAAACTTTCTTACTTTGAAATTTATACGTAAATCACATCGCTTTTCACTTTGATTTTTTATGTTTATCTAAATAGGCACCAAGCCCGTGACAAGACTTTTTCAAATACAACTATTCATTTATCCGCCACATTTCTTAGCTTAGACTATTCTGGTATTGTTTTTCTATCTAATGTCTTATCCAATCTTATCTTTAGAAGAATAATAATCATATATTATCAGATCAAactttgttttttaaaaatatgttGTTTTCAAGATTACATATTCTGTCCCATTTGCAACACTAGTCGCTGACTACTGATTAAGTTTGTCATATTGATATTGGGTAAGCaaacttatattattaatatatgtttAATTTTCTTATCGTTTAAAAGGGCCAATTGCCGTCATGAACATGTACACGTGGCTTATTATCACaggaaaatttgatttttttatgcttaatagcatggtgtaatataaaataatgctaggcatttttaacattacaaaataatgccaaatTTTTTGCTAGTACCCAAAATGCTCCTAAAAACAACTATCTCATCTCTTCCCTCCCCCTCTCTTCCTTCCTCatctcttccttcttcttgtttcttcctcactctcactctcactcacctcacctcacctcacaccaCCACTAAGAGCACCACGGTAGAGCTTGGGACCGCCACTAAGAAAGCCATTTGTAGACTAAAGTAAGGgttgagaaatcttggagaaaaatttaatgggtaagcaattttttcttaaatacttggattagtgatgtttcctttaaactttttgAGCATTTCGTATAGATCTGAGCAatatttgtacattttttttgggttttttctggttttttgtcgatctgcgttttctgggaattttctgggttagtgttgtgctcgatgggtgctcgatgcctgctcgatgcaggctcgatgacaCACCAATTTTAGCgttgcatgttctgctcgatgggtactcgatacctactcgatgggtactcgatggtaatgttcaTTCTCActttttcatgcatgctcgatagatgctcgatgcctgctcgatgcaggctcgatgacaCACCAATTTTAGCgttgcatgttctgctcgatgggtactcgatacctactcgatgggtactcgatggtaatgttcaTTCTCActttttcatgcatgctcgataaatgctcgatgcctgctcgatgcaagctcgatggcacatcattttttacgttgcatgttgtactcgatgggtactcgatacctactcgatgggtactcgatggtaatgtgcattctcactttttcatgcatgctcgataaatgctcgatgcctgctcgatgcaagctcgatggtacatcattttttacgttgcatgttgtactcgatgggtactcgatacctactcgatgggtactcgatggtaatgtgcattctcacttttcatgcatgctcgatagatgctcgatgcctgctcgatgcaagctcgattgcACATAtttttttacgttgcatgttgtgctcgatggttactcggtagctactcgatgcaagctcgatggtcatgtttttcaacatcattaaaataccatttgtgtttgtgtttttttatttcaggttctactgtttacgtatttgtttcttacaacggtgtttgggaaatgcatggtaggaaatggtattttaaggatgctgaaggtgaagtgataccagtagagaatgatgtcacttacttgcaactacttgacatactgcacgagacatttcaggtggatagagaggtgtatgaattgaaactcgaggtgccatacgtatgcggcgagcaaccatttgcaccggttcaattgaagaatgatcgtcaagttcgtgtattcttaggaataagcttgaatgaacgggtagtcttatgtgtgactccacttaagaagaatgtcatatcagatccttctcctagtgtgaacaaaaaagacacgacTAGTATCGATCCATCTCTTGCAGGtagcagttacaagcatcttagcgaggtgggcacttttgttccagttactgatccgatggctactattcagcttgatataccacaaggaggtcccacaggtgtgcttgaggcatatgagtacgatccctatgtgaatgatgatccagttggtaattgctttgaagataatgatgatggttccgaggatgactcgtattatagtgcagatgtttcaaatgaggagttaaacatttcccaagcccaacaagtagaagaagagtcaggactgcctcttgcacaggcacctctcccaactcaaggacgccgagcacctgctcgaagcagtaatcaacctgctaggacaaaagataacactgggtggagggagacaattgtatcaagagaagatcacaccagatggagtgccccaatgtttacaaaagaagatattgaggcatctgctaaaacccattcctcatcatctggtggaccaatgggagaaatatatgttgggaagacttttgaggacaagaatgatttaaaaaccaaagctgctctgtttgcaatgaagaataactttgagtatatggtgaaaaagtctggt
This genomic interval from Humulus lupulus chromosome 8, drHumLupu1.1, whole genome shotgun sequence contains the following:
- the LOC133797140 gene encoding phosphatidylglycerophosphate phosphatase PTPMT2-like gives rise to the protein MKIEQLDDVDSDWNDGVYETQIVKVDAKRALVGAGARILFYPTLLYNVLRNKMESDFRWWDEVDQFLLLGAVPFPKDVPRLKRLGVGGVITLNEPYETLVPSSLYLAHGIDHLVIPTRDYLFAPSLVDISRAVEFIHKNASSGRTTYVHCKAGRGRSTTIVLCYLVEYKSMTPAAALDYVRSRRPRVLLAPTQWKAVQEFSRRKPATAAYSPSGDAVLITKADLEGYHGASENASKQLAMVHKVVRTSPMIARLSCLFASLKVSGSCGTVSRQLPVPEPRAC